The following are encoded in a window of Panicum virgatum strain AP13 chromosome 5N, P.virgatum_v5, whole genome shotgun sequence genomic DNA:
- the LOC120672399 gene encoding calmodulin-binding transcription activator 4-like isoform X1, which produces MQQQGLDIHKLQQVVKTRWLKPQEVLQILRNHELFTVSHNPPQKPPSGSWFLFNRRVLRYFRNDGFEWQKKKNGKTISEAHERLKVDNMDALNCYYARGDKNPTFQRRIYWMLDPAYEHIVLVHYRDVLEGSISVSARNDSSTSNQNGSASRAEVHSSPGWTSQLVLPCPNSSSPGSAEEVSSRTVTINNESNGRSGSDWIQHKAALRKLEMQLSLEDKEDSYVIAEEVPTNNEHVIFPGIQTGEPDSSANFEDIFNVLGFSGDHTKETRTDPCPSAIDVLKNSDTWLEEDQLEAILHPASMALTENQWFDIHEVSPESAFSSEITKVIVLGDFLCNPSHSSLAMLFGDVKVPVEIIQQGAIRCHTPCLNAGKVTMCLIDGNGKPCSEAWEFEFHEKPTKSMIDGNEKPCNEAQDIKVHKTPANSNDELLLLINYVQILFDGHDCDVFSQFSPQLPNPGCGSLVNQMDIMRKTYEQLDPEKTLHSVMEVLLNDKFKQWLSSRCEQNSDGDHLLPKQYHGVIHTIAALGYDLALKPLLSSGVPINYRDPNGWTALHWAARFGREDMVVALLTAGAAAGALSHPTSEDPAAKTPASIALAFGFKGLSAFLSEAQLTTHLDSIESKENGKCEGKASGGGIRSAVDRISDKSTHVHGGTDDQLALKDSLGAVRNAVQAAARIQAAYRVFSFKKKKETALQNSCLSVHETVAVSHGMLEKAALSIQKNFRCYKKRKEFLKLRKNVIKIQARVRAHQERKKYKELIRSVGVLEKLMLRWYRKGVGLRGFNSGAMPVDEEVEEDVAKVFRKLRVETAVDEAVSRVSCIIGSPKAMQQYRRMLQRYQQAKVNIPKDASEVPTSKG; this is translated from the exons ATGCAGCAGCAAG GCTTGGACATACACAAGCTACAACAGGTAGTGAAGACCCGCTGGCTGAAGCCTCAAGAAGTTCTGCAGATACTACGGAATCATGAGCTGTTCACGGTCTCACATAATCCCCCACAGAAGCCACCGA GTGGTTCTTGGTTTCTTTTCAACCGAAGAGTACTTCGGTACTTCCGAAACGATGGTTTCGAAtggcaaaagaagaagaatgggaagACCATTAGTGAAGCCCATGAGCGCCTCAAG GTTGATAACATGGATGCGCTGAATTGCTACTATGCTCGTGGAGACAAAAATCCCACATTTCAGAGGCGGATATATTGGATGCTTGATCC GGCTTATGAACACATTGTTCTtgtccactatagagatgttCTAGAG GGCAGCATTTCAGTATCAGCACGAAATGATTCTTCAACGTCGAATCAGAATGGCAGTGCTAGCAGAGCTGAAGTACACAGTTCACCCGGTTGGACAAGCCAGTTAGTTTTACCATGTCCCAATTCATCCAGTCCAGGATCTGCAGAAGAAGTTAGTTCCCGAACTGTGACCATAAACAATGAATCCAATGGTAGAAGTGGATCTGATTGGATTCAACATAAAGCAGCCTTGCGGAAACTTGAAATGCAGCTGAGTCTGGAAGACAAAGAAGATTCATATGTTATAGCTGAAGAAGTTCCAACAAATAATGAGCATGTTATTTTCCCTGGGATTCAGACTGGGGAGCCAGACAGTTCTGCAAATTTTGAGGACATCTTTAATGTACTGGGctttagtggagatcataccaAAGAAACTCGAACAGACCCATGTCCCAGTGCTATCGATGTGTTAAAAAATTCAG ACACATGGTTGGAGGAGGATCAACTTGAGGCAATTCTGCATCCAGCTTCTATGGCACTAACCGAAAACCAATGGTTCGATATCCATGAGGTTTCTCCAGAATCGGCATTTTCTTCTGAAATTACAAAG GTTATTGTTTTAGGAGACTTCCTTTGCAATCCTTCTCATAGCTCATTGGCAATGCTGTTTGGTGATGTTAAGGTACCTGTGGAAATTATCCAGCAAGGTGCCATCCGTTGCCACACTCCATGCCTTAATGCTGGAAAAGTGACCATGTGCTTGATTGATGGGAACGGGAAACCCTGCAGTGAAGCATGGGAATTTGAATTCCACGAGAAGCCTACCAAGAGCATGATTGATGGAAATGAGAAACCGTGCAATGAAGCACAAGATATCAAAGTCCATAAGACACCTGCCAATAGTAATGATGAGCTATTGTTGCTGATCAATTATGTGCAGATCCTTTTTGATGGTCATGATTGTGACGTATTTTCACAATTTAGCCCACAACTCCCAAATCCTGGCTGTGGATCCCTAGTTAACCAAATGGATATTATGAGGAAGACATATGAGCAGCTAGACCCTGAGAAGACATTACATAGTGTCATGGAAGTATTGCTTAATGACAAGTTTAAGCAGTGGCTGTCATCCAGATGTGAACAGAATAGTGATGGAGATCATTTGCTTCCTAAGCAATATCACGGTGTTATACATACAATTGCAGCCTTGGGATATGACTTAGCTTTGAAGCCACTGCTTAGTTCTGGAGTGCCTATAAACTACCGTGATCCAAATGGATGGACTGCTCTACATTGGGCTGCAAGATTTGGCAG ggAGGATATGGTTGTGGCTCTTCTTACTGCTGGGGCTGCAGCTGGTGCACTTTCACATCCGACGTCAGAAGATCCCGCTGCCAAAACACCTGCTTCAATAGCTTTGGCTTTTGGTTTCAAGGGCCTTTCCGCATTCCTTTCAGAAGCACAATTAACAACTCATCTTGATTCTATTGAATCTAAAGAAAATGGAAAGTGCGAAGGCAAAGCTAGTGGAGGTGGAATACGTAGTGCTGTGGACAGAATATCAGATAAAAGCACCCATGTGCATGGTGGAACTGATGATCAGCTTGCGCTTAAGGATTCCCTAGGAGCTGTCCGAAATGCTGTTCAAGCTGCAGCGCGGATACAAGCTGCGTACAGAGTGTTTTCctttaagaaaaagaaagagacggCTCTTCAGAACAGCTGCTTGTCCGTTCATGAGACAGTTGCAGTTTCACATGGTATGCTGGAGAAAGCTGCCTTATCGATACAGAAGAACTTCAGGTGCTATAAAAAACGTAAAGAATTCCTGAAGTTGCGGAAAAATGTCATCAAGATACAG GCACGGGTGAGAGCTCATcaagaaagaaagaagtacaAGGAACTAATTCGAAGTGTTGGTGTCCTTGAGAAGTTGATGCTTCGCTGGTACCGAAAAGGGGTTGGTTTGCGGGGCTTCAATTCTGGAGCAATGCCAGTTGACGAAGAGGTGGAAGAAGACGTTGCCAAAGTTTTCCGGAAGCTAAGAGTGGAAACAGCCGTTGATGAAGCTGTTTCAAGGGTATCATGCATCATCGGGAGTCCTAAAGCAATGCAGCAGTACCGAAGGATGCTTCAGAGGTACCAACAAGCAAAGGTGAATATACCAAAGGATGCTTCAGAGGTTCCAACAAGTAAAG GGTGA
- the LOC120672399 gene encoding calmodulin-binding transcription activator 4-like isoform X2, whose protein sequence is MQQQGLDIHKLQQVVKTRWLKPQEVLQILRNHELFTVSHNPPQKPPSGSWFLFNRRVLRYFRNDGFEWQKKKNGKTISEAHERLKVDNMDALNCYYARGDKNPTFQRRIYWMLDPAYEHIVLVHYRDVLEGSISVSARNDSSTSNQNGSASRAEVHSSPGWTSQLVLPCPNSSSPGSAEEVSSRTVTINNESNGRSGSDWIQHKAALRKLEMQLSLEDKEDSYVIAEEVPTNNEHVIFPGIQTGEPDSSANFEDIFNVLGFSGDHTKETRTDPCPSAIDVLKNSDTWLEEDQLEAILHPASMALTENQWFDIHEVSPESAFSSEITKVPVEIIQQGAIRCHTPCLNAGKVTMCLIDGNGKPCSEAWEFEFHEKPTKSMIDGNEKPCNEAQDIKVHKTPANSNDELLLLINYVQILFDGHDCDVFSQFSPQLPNPGCGSLVNQMDIMRKTYEQLDPEKTLHSVMEVLLNDKFKQWLSSRCEQNSDGDHLLPKQYHGVIHTIAALGYDLALKPLLSSGVPINYRDPNGWTALHWAARFGREDMVVALLTAGAAAGALSHPTSEDPAAKTPASIALAFGFKGLSAFLSEAQLTTHLDSIESKENGKCEGKASGGGIRSAVDRISDKSTHVHGGTDDQLALKDSLGAVRNAVQAAARIQAAYRVFSFKKKKETALQNSCLSVHETVAVSHGMLEKAALSIQKNFRCYKKRKEFLKLRKNVIKIQARVRAHQERKKYKELIRSVGVLEKLMLRWYRKGVGLRGFNSGAMPVDEEVEEDVAKVFRKLRVETAVDEAVSRVSCIIGSPKAMQQYRRMLQRYQQAKVNIPKDASEVPTSKG, encoded by the exons ATGCAGCAGCAAG GCTTGGACATACACAAGCTACAACAGGTAGTGAAGACCCGCTGGCTGAAGCCTCAAGAAGTTCTGCAGATACTACGGAATCATGAGCTGTTCACGGTCTCACATAATCCCCCACAGAAGCCACCGA GTGGTTCTTGGTTTCTTTTCAACCGAAGAGTACTTCGGTACTTCCGAAACGATGGTTTCGAAtggcaaaagaagaagaatgggaagACCATTAGTGAAGCCCATGAGCGCCTCAAG GTTGATAACATGGATGCGCTGAATTGCTACTATGCTCGTGGAGACAAAAATCCCACATTTCAGAGGCGGATATATTGGATGCTTGATCC GGCTTATGAACACATTGTTCTtgtccactatagagatgttCTAGAG GGCAGCATTTCAGTATCAGCACGAAATGATTCTTCAACGTCGAATCAGAATGGCAGTGCTAGCAGAGCTGAAGTACACAGTTCACCCGGTTGGACAAGCCAGTTAGTTTTACCATGTCCCAATTCATCCAGTCCAGGATCTGCAGAAGAAGTTAGTTCCCGAACTGTGACCATAAACAATGAATCCAATGGTAGAAGTGGATCTGATTGGATTCAACATAAAGCAGCCTTGCGGAAACTTGAAATGCAGCTGAGTCTGGAAGACAAAGAAGATTCATATGTTATAGCTGAAGAAGTTCCAACAAATAATGAGCATGTTATTTTCCCTGGGATTCAGACTGGGGAGCCAGACAGTTCTGCAAATTTTGAGGACATCTTTAATGTACTGGGctttagtggagatcataccaAAGAAACTCGAACAGACCCATGTCCCAGTGCTATCGATGTGTTAAAAAATTCAG ACACATGGTTGGAGGAGGATCAACTTGAGGCAATTCTGCATCCAGCTTCTATGGCACTAACCGAAAACCAATGGTTCGATATCCATGAGGTTTCTCCAGAATCGGCATTTTCTTCTGAAATTACAAAG GTACCTGTGGAAATTATCCAGCAAGGTGCCATCCGTTGCCACACTCCATGCCTTAATGCTGGAAAAGTGACCATGTGCTTGATTGATGGGAACGGGAAACCCTGCAGTGAAGCATGGGAATTTGAATTCCACGAGAAGCCTACCAAGAGCATGATTGATGGAAATGAGAAACCGTGCAATGAAGCACAAGATATCAAAGTCCATAAGACACCTGCCAATAGTAATGATGAGCTATTGTTGCTGATCAATTATGTGCAGATCCTTTTTGATGGTCATGATTGTGACGTATTTTCACAATTTAGCCCACAACTCCCAAATCCTGGCTGTGGATCCCTAGTTAACCAAATGGATATTATGAGGAAGACATATGAGCAGCTAGACCCTGAGAAGACATTACATAGTGTCATGGAAGTATTGCTTAATGACAAGTTTAAGCAGTGGCTGTCATCCAGATGTGAACAGAATAGTGATGGAGATCATTTGCTTCCTAAGCAATATCACGGTGTTATACATACAATTGCAGCCTTGGGATATGACTTAGCTTTGAAGCCACTGCTTAGTTCTGGAGTGCCTATAAACTACCGTGATCCAAATGGATGGACTGCTCTACATTGGGCTGCAAGATTTGGCAG ggAGGATATGGTTGTGGCTCTTCTTACTGCTGGGGCTGCAGCTGGTGCACTTTCACATCCGACGTCAGAAGATCCCGCTGCCAAAACACCTGCTTCAATAGCTTTGGCTTTTGGTTTCAAGGGCCTTTCCGCATTCCTTTCAGAAGCACAATTAACAACTCATCTTGATTCTATTGAATCTAAAGAAAATGGAAAGTGCGAAGGCAAAGCTAGTGGAGGTGGAATACGTAGTGCTGTGGACAGAATATCAGATAAAAGCACCCATGTGCATGGTGGAACTGATGATCAGCTTGCGCTTAAGGATTCCCTAGGAGCTGTCCGAAATGCTGTTCAAGCTGCAGCGCGGATACAAGCTGCGTACAGAGTGTTTTCctttaagaaaaagaaagagacggCTCTTCAGAACAGCTGCTTGTCCGTTCATGAGACAGTTGCAGTTTCACATGGTATGCTGGAGAAAGCTGCCTTATCGATACAGAAGAACTTCAGGTGCTATAAAAAACGTAAAGAATTCCTGAAGTTGCGGAAAAATGTCATCAAGATACAG GCACGGGTGAGAGCTCATcaagaaagaaagaagtacaAGGAACTAATTCGAAGTGTTGGTGTCCTTGAGAAGTTGATGCTTCGCTGGTACCGAAAAGGGGTTGGTTTGCGGGGCTTCAATTCTGGAGCAATGCCAGTTGACGAAGAGGTGGAAGAAGACGTTGCCAAAGTTTTCCGGAAGCTAAGAGTGGAAACAGCCGTTGATGAAGCTGTTTCAAGGGTATCATGCATCATCGGGAGTCCTAAAGCAATGCAGCAGTACCGAAGGATGCTTCAGAGGTACCAACAAGCAAAGGTGAATATACCAAAGGATGCTTCAGAGGTTCCAACAAGTAAAG GGTGA